From the Candidatus Zixiibacteriota bacterium genome, one window contains:
- the clpP gene encoding ATP-dependent Clp endopeptidase proteolytic subunit ClpP, giving the protein MTLIPIVVEQTGRGERAYDIYSRLLKDRIVFIGTPIDDQIANLVIAQMLFLEAEDPEKDIFLYVNSPGGIVSSGLAIYDTMQFIKPDVATTCVGMAASMGAVLLAAGAPGKRAALPNARVMIHQPWGGVQGQVSDIEIHAKELLKLKERLNQILVKHTGQPLEKIEHDTDRNFFMSAEEAKTYGIIDDVYVKKASKPKSS; this is encoded by the coding sequence ATGACCTTGATTCCCATCGTGGTCGAACAGACCGGGCGCGGCGAACGCGCCTATGACATCTACTCGCGGCTGCTCAAGGACCGCATCGTCTTCATCGGCACGCCGATCGACGATCAGATCGCCAACCTCGTGATCGCCCAGATGCTGTTCCTCGAAGCCGAGGACCCGGAAAAGGACATCTTCCTGTATGTGAACTCCCCCGGCGGGATCGTCTCTTCCGGGTTGGCGATTTATGACACGATGCAGTTCATCAAGCCGGATGTCGCCACGACCTGTGTCGGCATGGCGGCCTCGATGGGCGCGGTCCTATTGGCGGCCGGGGCGCCGGGTAAACGCGCGGCACTTCCGAATGCGCGCGTGATGATCCACCAGCCATGGGGCGGCGTGCAGGGCCAGGTCTCCGACATCGAAATCCACGCCAAGGAGCTGTTGAAGCTCAAGGAGCGGCTCAACCAGATTCTGGTCAAGCACACCGGTCAGCCGCTGGAAAAGATCGAGCACGACACCGACCGCAATTTCTTCATGTCGGCCGAAGAGGCGAAGACCTACGGTATCATCG